The Sylvia atricapilla isolate bSylAtr1 chromosome 5, bSylAtr1.pri, whole genome shotgun sequence genome includes a window with the following:
- the DMC1 gene encoding meiotic recombination protein DMC1/LIM15 homolog: MMKATEDQVVQEEPGYQDDEESFFQDIDLLQKHGINVADIKKLKAVGICTIKGIQMTTRRALCNVKGLSEAKVDKIKEAANKLVEPGFLTAFEYSEKRKMVFHISTGSQEFDKLLGGGIESMAITEAFGEFRTGKTQLSHTLCVTAQLPGPNGYTGGKIIFIDTENTFRPDRLRDIADRFNVDHEAVLDNVLYARAYTSEHQMELLDYVAAKFHEEAGIFKLLIIDSIMALFRVDFSGRGELAERQQKLAQMLSRLQKISEEYNVAVFVTNQMTADPGATMTFQADPKKPIGGHILAHASTTRISLRKGRGELRIAKIYDSPEMPENEATFAITTGGIGDAKE, encoded by the exons ATGATGAAGGCCACGGAAGATCAAGTAGTCCAAGAAGAACCAGGATACCAGGATGATGAG GAATCCTTTTTTCAGGATATTGACCTGCTGCAGAAGCATGGAATT AATGTCGCAGATATTAAAAAGCTGAAGGCAGTTGGGATTTGCACAATCAAAGGAATCCAGATGACCACAAGACGGGCACTGTGCAATGTGAAGGGGCTCTCAGAGGCCAAAGTGGACAAAATTAAAGAAGCTGCAAACAAGCTTGTT GAACCAGGCTTCCTCACTGCCTTTGAGTACAGTGAAAAACGGAAGATGGTGTTTCATATTTCCACTGGCAGCCAGGAATTTGA CAAACTTCTGGGTGGTGGGATTGAAAGCATGGCAATCACTGAGGCCTTTGGAG AGTTCCGGACTGGCAAAACACAGCTATCTCACACTCTTTGTG TgacagctcagctcccaggacCAAACGGCTACACAGGTGGAAAGATTATCTTCATTGATACTGAAAACACTTT CCGACCAGACCGCCTGCGTGACATTGCTGATCGTTTCAATGTTGACCACGAGGCAGTACTTGACAATGTGCTGTATGCACGTGCATATACCA GTGAACATCAGATGGAATTGCTTGACTATGTAGCAGCCAAGTTCCATGAGGAAGCTGGTATCTTCAAGTTATTG ATCATTGACTCCATAATGGCACTTTTCCGCGTGGATTTCAGTGGCCGTGGAGAGTTGGCCGAACGACAACAGAAACTAGCTCAGATGTTGTCAAGGCTCCAAAAAATATCAGAAG AATATAATGTGGCTGTGTTTGTGACCAACCAGATGACTGCTGACCCAGGAGCAACTATGAC CTTTCAGGCAGACCCAAAAAAGCCCATAGGGGGCCATATCCTTGCTCATGCTTCGACTACCAGGATCAGCttgaggaaagggagaggggagcTGCGTATTGCAAAGATCTACGACAG ccctgagaTGCCTGAAAATGAAGCTACATTTGCAATAACCACTGGAGGGATTGGGGATGCCAAAgaatag